The proteins below come from a single Mycobacterium parmense genomic window:
- a CDS encoding CAP domain-containing protein — protein sequence MHYRPLLLPALVVAAAPLVGTPVAHADGDNNTLIPNNKRFNNSVVANVFTVQHQAGCTNDVRISPQLQAAAQRHTQDVLNNRALDGDIGSDGSSPQDRANAAGFHGPVAETVAINQSIAISGNDLINRWYYNPDYFKIMSSCANSQMGVWSLNSPDRTVVVAVYGQPQADASGRGGQATPLNTDGQNIPLDPSPDYDASDELEFGLNWLPWILRGVYPPPGNPPQ from the coding sequence ATGCACTATCGGCCACTGCTCCTGCCGGCTTTGGTGGTTGCCGCCGCTCCCCTCGTGGGAACTCCCGTCGCGCACGCTGATGGTGACAACAACACGCTCATACCGAATAACAAGCGATTCAACAACAGTGTTGTCGCCAACGTCTTCACCGTGCAGCACCAAGCCGGCTGCACTAACGACGTGAGGATCAGCCCCCAACTGCAAGCCGCTGCGCAGCGGCACACCCAGGATGTGTTGAACAACCGCGCCCTCGATGGTGATATCGGTTCGGACGGGTCTAGCCCACAAGACCGCGCCAATGCGGCCGGTTTCCATGGCCCAGTGGCAGAGACGGTGGCGATCAATCAGTCAATCGCGATCAGCGGCAATGACTTGATCAACCGGTGGTATTACAACCCAGACTATTTCAAGATCATGTCCAGCTGCGCCAACAGCCAGATGGGAGTTTGGTCGTTGAACAGTCCGGATCGCACCGTTGTGGTTGCGGTCTACGGACAGCCACAAGCCGATGCCTCGGGACGGGGCGGACAAGCAACACCGCTGAACACTGACGGGCAGAACATTCCCCTCGATCCCAGTCCCGACTATGACGCCAGCGATGAACTCGAGTTCGGTCTCAACTGGTTACCGTGGATCCTGAGAGGGGTGTACCCGCCGCCGGGCAATCCTCCGCAGTAG
- a CDS encoding phosphotransferase family protein: protein MDDLTPEWMTAVLAQNGIAAHVGRVLTVPVGNGQMGSCHRLFIEYGTGGGPERLIVKLPATDAASRAAGRLGYRCETTFYRTVADRLHLDIPRCYFAAMTECGDGFTLVLEDLAPAQPGDQIAGCSVDQARAGAVNVAGLHAPTWNDPSLRELDWLIPDLAASPEVAAAFLVDATKQFLDRYQVTPDTAATLRGFADRFVDWATGRPEPFAMLHSDYRLDNLLFGEPDSPRPVVAVDWQVVTVGCPLRDVAFLVATGLSTESRRAGEKGIVEAYHHRLVALGVNGYGAEQCWEDYRYGLFQGPLITVLGAFVAQPTARGHRMFPVMAERSSTAIRDLDAMSLL from the coding sequence GTGGACGACCTCACCCCGGAGTGGATGACAGCCGTCCTTGCGCAGAACGGCATCGCCGCCCACGTGGGTCGCGTATTGACCGTGCCGGTCGGCAACGGACAAATGGGTTCGTGTCATCGGCTATTCATTGAATACGGCACCGGCGGTGGACCGGAGCGGCTGATCGTGAAGCTGCCGGCCACCGATGCGGCAAGTCGCGCCGCGGGCCGGCTCGGCTACCGGTGCGAGACGACTTTTTACCGCACGGTCGCTGATCGGCTACACCTCGACATCCCACGGTGTTACTTCGCCGCGATGACTGAGTGCGGGGATGGATTCACGCTCGTGCTGGAGGACCTCGCACCCGCGCAGCCCGGCGATCAGATCGCCGGTTGCTCTGTGGATCAAGCTCGTGCGGGCGCAGTCAACGTCGCTGGATTGCACGCGCCGACATGGAACGACCCGTCGCTTCGCGAACTCGACTGGCTGATACCAGATCTCGCGGCGTCGCCCGAGGTCGCTGCCGCGTTCCTCGTGGATGCCACCAAGCAGTTCCTGGACCGCTATCAGGTGACCCCGGACACCGCGGCGACACTGCGTGGTTTCGCTGATCGATTCGTGGACTGGGCAACTGGGCGACCCGAGCCGTTCGCCATGCTGCACAGCGACTACCGGCTGGATAACCTGCTCTTCGGCGAACCCGATTCCCCCCGCCCGGTGGTCGCCGTCGACTGGCAGGTCGTCACTGTCGGTTGCCCGCTGCGCGATGTTGCCTTCCTTGTCGCGACTGGTCTGTCGACGGAAAGCCGTCGTGCCGGCGAGAAGGGGATCGTCGAGGCTTACCACCATCGCCTCGTGGCGCTCGGAGTCAACGGCTACGGCGCCGAACAATGTTGGGAGGACTACCGGTACGGGTTGTTTCAAGGCCCACTCATCACAGTGTTGGGCGCGTTCGTCGCCCAGCCCACCGCGCGGGGCCACCGGATGTTCCCCGTCATGGCCGAGCGGTCGTCGACGGCGATCCGCGATCTAGATGCGATGTCTCTGCTGTGA
- a CDS encoding SDR family NAD(P)-dependent oxidoreductase has translation MTGGTTGIGRGIVERLVSEGASVVTCARHAPEAALPDGATFVPADITDEESISGVIDAAVDRYGRLDVVVANAGGANIGPWPDEPVEQWRELVDINLHGTMLTCRTAWPHLVSTKGNIVVISSLSAWMGVGAHELERMDGFQPSAAYQASKAGIEGLAKHLAGRGGEHGLRVNVVRPGRILTDKWQGLLGVDGLFWSHYRNIQLLKRHGRAEDVAAAVAFLASDEAAFITAAVLDVDGGAVAKL, from the coding sequence GTGACCGGAGGGACCACAGGAATCGGGCGCGGTATCGTCGAACGCCTCGTCAGCGAAGGGGCTTCGGTCGTCACCTGTGCACGTCATGCGCCGGAAGCCGCATTGCCCGACGGAGCGACTTTTGTTCCCGCGGACATCACCGACGAGGAGTCGATATCTGGCGTCATCGATGCGGCAGTGGACCGCTACGGGCGGCTTGACGTGGTCGTCGCGAATGCCGGCGGTGCCAACATCGGGCCCTGGCCCGACGAACCCGTCGAGCAATGGCGGGAGCTCGTCGACATCAACCTGCATGGGACGATGCTCACGTGTCGGACAGCGTGGCCGCATCTGGTGTCAACAAAGGGAAATATCGTTGTCATCTCGTCGCTTTCGGCGTGGATGGGTGTCGGCGCGCACGAATTGGAACGGATGGACGGCTTTCAGCCCTCAGCCGCGTACCAGGCAAGCAAGGCCGGGATCGAGGGACTCGCAAAGCATCTCGCAGGCCGTGGCGGCGAGCATGGCCTGCGAGTCAACGTCGTGCGTCCGGGGCGCATCCTGACCGACAAGTGGCAAGGTCTCCTCGGCGTGGATGGCCTTTTCTGGTCGCATTATCGCAACATTCAATTACTCAAGCGCCACGGCCGCGCTGAGGACGTCGCAGCTGCCGTGGCGTTCTTGGCTTCCGACGAAGCAGCGTTCATTACCGCCGCAGTCCTCGACGTCGACGGCGGCGCAGTCGCCAAACTCTAG